The proteins below come from a single Acidovorax sp. NCPPB 4044 genomic window:
- a CDS encoding RNA polymerase sigma factor: MSTPCTDQELMELIECVARRDDTALKRLYDHTSSRLFGLALRVVGRRDAAEDVLQEAFITIWRVAGTYRETLSPPLAWMGLIVRSRALDHLRRRSSERAQLTQEFDDEVAQTLKDGDPTPADITQASQEAAALHQCLGRLENRQREVVSLAYLRDMSHGELAEQLHLPLGTVKTWIRRSLEKLRECMARYA; encoded by the coding sequence ATGAGCACGCCTTGCACGGACCAGGAACTGATGGAACTCATCGAATGCGTTGCGCGGAGGGACGACACCGCCCTCAAGCGCCTCTACGACCACACGTCGTCGCGGCTGTTCGGCCTGGCCCTGCGGGTGGTGGGCCGGCGCGATGCGGCCGAAGACGTGCTGCAGGAGGCCTTCATCACCATCTGGCGCGTGGCCGGCACCTACCGCGAGACCCTGAGCCCGCCGCTCGCCTGGATGGGCCTGATCGTGCGCAGCCGGGCGCTCGACCACCTGCGCCGCCGCAGCTCCGAGCGCGCGCAGCTCACCCAGGAGTTCGACGACGAGGTCGCCCAGACCCTCAAGGACGGCGACCCCACCCCCGCCGACATCACCCAGGCCAGCCAGGAGGCCGCGGCGCTGCACCAGTGCCTGGGCCGCCTGGAGAACCGGCAGCGCGAGGTGGTGAGCCTGGCCTACCTGCGCGACATGAGCCACGGCGAACTCGCCGAGCAGCTGCACCTGCCCCTGGGCACGGTGAAGACCTGGATCCGGCGCAGCCTCGAGAAGCTGCGCGAATGCATGGCGCGCTACGCGTGA
- a CDS encoding anti-sigma factor — MDLNRHPELLERLAAAYALGTLRGGARRRFEALARDHATVRAAVLVWQGRWAGLTELQAAETPPPAVWLRIQNLIEAEKAREAVRAQRSARPPAAPSEGGWLRSLALWRGAALAGAVATVAALVVGAGLQQRLRTESGAHIAELRRQLEATPQVRYVAVLADDHAAPSMLVTFDAQKNALVLQRVGGYREASDKSLQLWALPPGGGPRSLGVLGGQTVLTLPAPESAVHGVPALAISLEPQGGVPGDRGPTGPVLFKGALIERMT, encoded by the coding sequence ATGGACCTCAATCGCCACCCTGAATTGCTGGAGCGCCTGGCCGCGGCCTATGCGCTGGGCACCCTGCGCGGCGGCGCGCGGCGCCGCTTCGAGGCTTTGGCGCGCGACCACGCCACGGTGCGCGCGGCCGTGCTGGTATGGCAGGGCCGCTGGGCCGGCCTGACCGAACTGCAGGCGGCCGAGACCCCGCCGCCGGCCGTGTGGCTGCGCATCCAGAACCTCATCGAGGCCGAGAAGGCCCGCGAGGCGGTGCGGGCCCAGCGCTCCGCCCGCCCGCCGGCCGCACCCTCCGAAGGCGGCTGGCTGCGCAGCCTTGCGCTGTGGCGCGGCGCGGCGCTGGCAGGTGCCGTGGCCACCGTGGCCGCCCTGGTGGTGGGCGCCGGCCTGCAGCAGCGGCTGCGCACCGAGAGCGGCGCGCACATCGCCGAGCTGCGCCGCCAGCTGGAAGCCACGCCCCAGGTGCGCTACGTGGCCGTGCTGGCCGACGACCATGCCGCGCCCTCGATGCTCGTGACCTTCGATGCGCAGAAGAATGCGCTGGTGCTGCAGCGCGTGGGCGGCTACCGCGAGGCCAGCGACAAATCGCTGCAACTGTGGGCGCTGCCGCCCGGCGGCGGCCCGCGCTCGCTCGGCGTGCTCGGCGGCCAGACGGTGCTCACCCTGCCGGCGCCCGAAAGCGCCGTGCATGGCGTGCCGGCCCTCGCGATCAGCCTGGAGCCCCAGGGCGGCGTGCCGGGCGACCGCGGACCCACCGGGCCGGTGCTCTTCAAGGGCGCGCTCATCGAACGCATGACCTGA
- a CDS encoding group I truncated hemoglobin, with amino-acid sequence MANAFSFSSTAGGGGAWRGIAVAGALVALAAAQPPAAAQPAPAAGPRVSASVPAGGIPAGLYDALGRKEGIARIMDRLVDAAFRDTRIGPIFKETKPQALKESLTDQICVLAGGPCVYEGADMKAAHADLTIRKSDFNALVELLQAAMDAEGVPFTQQSRLLALLAPMHRDVITVR; translated from the coding sequence ATGGCCAACGCCTTCTCCTTTTCTTCCACGGCCGGTGGCGGTGGCGCATGGCGCGGCATCGCGGTGGCCGGGGCCCTCGTGGCGCTGGCCGCCGCGCAGCCTCCGGCGGCGGCCCAGCCGGCACCGGCTGCCGGCCCGCGCGTTTCGGCCAGCGTGCCGGCCGGCGGCATCCCTGCGGGCCTGTACGACGCGCTCGGCCGCAAGGAAGGCATCGCGCGCATCATGGACCGCCTCGTGGACGCGGCATTCCGCGACACCCGCATCGGCCCGATCTTCAAGGAAACCAAGCCGCAGGCCCTCAAGGAAAGCCTCACCGACCAGATCTGCGTGCTCGCCGGCGGGCCCTGCGTGTACGAGGGCGCGGACATGAAGGCCGCGCACGCCGACCTCACCATCCGCAAGAGCGATTTCAACGCCCTGGTGGAACTGCTGCAGGCCGCCATGGATGCCGAAGGCGTGCCGTTCACCCAGCAGAGCCGCCTGCTGGCGCTGCTGGCCCCGATGCACCGCGACGTCATCACCGTGCGCTGA
- a CDS encoding RHS repeat-associated core domain-containing protein, which translates to MRKDNRGATARLAYDGFGNTTLTEIADAAGAIVWKEQKHYNALNQLESVQTGDVKDTFAYGPNGELAARTDAAQRTTTFQRNAFGQPTRITDPAGQSASLAYDALGALQTATDFAGVSTTYANDVRGNPTRETTLDAGTAETRYDAMGRPVQWTDALGRTTQATRDALGRPTLLRLADGRQSTLRYDLTGTAYNADNAPRASTGALSEVQDPGVTTRWRYDRLGRVMTKTQIPTTGATRAVGTDYVPGGNPGAGEVAALTYPSGRRLQMQYDATGRLTALLWNGQPLLTGIAWNPLGQPTGWTWAAHGQAKELRVYDTSGQLTASRLLPQLAWDTAGRLTRIQQRHMLPAASGTVAQQALLTSAFTYDTAGRLTASAHSLPSGTTLPTGWGLGDTLGATASGYAWDANGNRTQVSHTSATATGPAKLERVYQPVTGSNRLKGFTETYTPPGAAARRTDVVYAQDATGALTKKGDTYLHYGADGRIAKAGASSDPANALAVSYTTNAQGQRVLKSDARVSGTNAASAITQQTVYAEDGIGSTVLGQYGNRRSSNSAAPASEMDSTEVIWLPTASGPLPVAAQINGRLYAIDADHLNTPRRLTNTQGQVVWQWLITGFGEANPTTGATGYAQSGQASGRSYGEAVRFDLRYPGQVWDEETGLNYNLHRYYDPATGRYMQADPIGLAGGWNRFSYANTNPLSKTDPTGLCPWCLIPALPYVGEIAVIGGAWWASQNIYQDKTPNRGKPGEWHTNPGSGQERLYGPDGRPAVDIDWDHDHGQGRPHPHNWVSPQGPREVPENGFSPWPRGRKNPAGCN; encoded by the coding sequence TTGCGGAAGGACAACCGCGGCGCCACGGCCCGCCTGGCCTACGACGGCTTCGGCAACACCACCCTCACCGAGATCGCCGACGCCGCCGGCGCCATCGTGTGGAAGGAGCAGAAGCACTACAACGCGCTCAACCAGCTCGAGTCGGTGCAGACCGGGGACGTGAAGGACACCTTCGCCTACGGCCCCAACGGCGAGCTGGCCGCGCGGACCGACGCCGCCCAGCGCACCACCACCTTCCAGCGCAACGCCTTCGGCCAGCCCACGCGCATCACCGACCCGGCCGGCCAGTCCGCGTCGCTCGCCTACGACGCGCTGGGCGCGCTCCAGACGGCCACCGACTTCGCCGGCGTCTCCACCACCTACGCCAACGACGTGCGCGGCAACCCCACGCGCGAGACCACGCTGGACGCGGGCACCGCCGAGACCCGCTACGACGCCATGGGCCGCCCCGTCCAGTGGACCGACGCCCTGGGCCGCACCACCCAGGCCACGCGCGACGCCCTGGGGCGGCCGACGCTGCTGCGCCTGGCGGACGGCAGGCAGAGCACGCTGCGCTACGACCTCACCGGCACGGCCTACAACGCCGACAACGCCCCGCGCGCCAGCACCGGCGCTTTGAGCGAAGTGCAGGACCCCGGCGTCACCACGCGCTGGCGCTACGACCGGCTGGGCCGGGTCATGACCAAGACACAGATCCCCACCACCGGCGCCACCCGGGCCGTGGGCACCGACTACGTGCCCGGCGGCAACCCCGGCGCCGGCGAGGTGGCCGCCCTCACCTACCCCAGCGGCCGGCGCCTGCAGATGCAGTACGACGCCACGGGCCGCCTCACCGCCCTGCTCTGGAACGGCCAGCCCCTGCTCACCGGCATCGCCTGGAACCCGCTCGGCCAGCCCACCGGCTGGACCTGGGCCGCGCATGGCCAGGCGAAGGAGCTGCGCGTCTACGACACCTCCGGCCAGCTCACCGCCAGCCGCCTGCTGCCGCAACTGGCCTGGGACACCGCCGGCCGCCTCACGCGCATCCAGCAGCGGCACATGCTGCCGGCCGCCAGCGGCACGGTGGCGCAGCAGGCTCTGCTCACCAGCGCCTTCACCTACGACACGGCGGGGCGCCTCACCGCCAGCGCCCACAGCCTGCCGTCAGGTACCACCTTGCCCACCGGCTGGGGCCTGGGCGACACCCTGGGCGCCACGGCCAGCGGCTATGCCTGGGACGCCAACGGCAACCGCACACAGGTCTCGCACACCAGCGCCACGGCCACGGGGCCGGCCAAGCTGGAGCGCGTCTACCAACCCGTCACCGGCAGCAACCGCTTGAAGGGCTTCACCGAGACCTACACGCCCCCAGGCGCCGCCGCGCGCCGCACCGATGTGGTCTATGCGCAGGACGCCACGGGCGCGCTCACCAAGAAAGGCGACACGTACCTGCACTACGGCGCCGATGGGCGCATCGCCAAGGCGGGCGCAAGCAGCGATCCGGCCAACGCCTTGGCCGTCAGCTACACCACCAACGCCCAGGGCCAGCGCGTGCTCAAGAGCGATGCGCGTGTCTCCGGCACCAATGCCGCCAGCGCCATCACCCAGCAGACCGTCTACGCCGAGGACGGCATCGGCAGTACCGTCCTGGGCCAGTACGGAAACCGGCGCAGCAGCAACAGCGCCGCACCCGCCAGCGAGATGGACAGCACCGAGGTGATCTGGCTGCCCACCGCATCCGGCCCGCTGCCCGTGGCCGCGCAGATCAACGGCAGGCTGTACGCCATCGACGCCGACCACCTGAACACGCCACGGCGCTTGACGAACACCCAGGGCCAAGTCGTGTGGCAGTGGCTCATCACCGGCTTCGGGGAAGCCAACCCCACGACTGGCGCCACGGGCTACGCGCAGAGCGGGCAGGCCAGCGGCCGCAGCTACGGCGAGGCCGTGCGCTTCGATCTGCGGTATCCGGGGCAGGTGTGGGATGAAGAGACGGGGTTGAATTACAACCTGCACCGGTATTACGACCCGGCGACGGGGAGGTATATGCAGGCCGATCCGATCGGGTTGGCGGGGGGATGGAATCGGTTTAGTTATGCAAATACAAATCCATTGTCAAAAACTGACCCCACTGGTCTTTGTCCATGGTGCCTCATCCCTGCATTACCTTACGTCGGTGAAATTGCCGTTATTGGCGGTGCTTGGTGGGCAAGTCAAAACATCTACCAAGACAAAACTCCAAATAGAGGAAAACCAGGAGAATGGCATACCAACCCAGGTAGCGGGCAAGAAAGGCTATATGGACCCGATGGAAGACCTGCCGTGGACATTGACTGGGATCATGATCATGGACAAGGTCGTCCGCATCCACATAACTGGGTTTCCCCTCAAGGACCCAGAGAAGTTCCTGAAAATGGATTTTCACCTTGGCCAAGGGGACGAAAAAATCCCGCTGGCTGCAATTAA
- a CDS encoding Y-family DNA polymerase, protein MRGVSAPSEPSSVPAAPEPAALSAPAAAAGDLPPRRIAHLDMDAFYASVELLRYPQLKGLPAVIGGGRRHEDDALSQAYAGREAEIPVDAFPLLRDYAGRGVITTATYAARQFGVGSAMGLMKAARLCPQAILLPVDFASYRRFSRQFKDVILTIAPVMEDRGVDEVYIDFTQVPGGQREGGRVLARLIQKSIFDATGLTCSIGVAPNKLIAKMASEFNKPNGISIVHAQDLEPAIWPLACRKINGIGPKADARLQAFGIHTIGDLAARPRDWLVRTFGKAYGAWLHEAAWGRDDRAVVTESEPVSMSRETTFDRDLHAVRDRAELGRIFTDLCERVAEDLRRKGYMGKTIGIKLRYDDFKIATRDQTIATFTQDAATIRRAAGECLKRVPLDKRLRLLGVRVGNLLTEQEARAAPAAGRSAGAAVVRDLFEDQ, encoded by the coding sequence ATGCGGGGCGTGAGCGCTCCCTCCGAACCGTCCTCCGTGCCTGCCGCGCCCGAACCCGCGGCGCTCTCCGCGCCGGCCGCAGCCGCCGGCGACCTGCCGCCGCGCCGCATCGCGCACCTGGACATGGACGCGTTCTACGCCTCGGTCGAGCTGCTGCGCTACCCGCAGCTCAAGGGCCTGCCCGCGGTGATCGGCGGAGGCCGCCGCCACGAGGACGACGCGCTCTCCCAGGCCTACGCGGGCCGCGAGGCCGAGATCCCCGTCGACGCCTTCCCGCTGCTGCGCGATTACGCGGGCCGCGGCGTCATCACCACCGCCACCTACGCGGCGCGGCAGTTCGGCGTGGGCTCGGCCATGGGGCTCATGAAGGCCGCGCGGCTGTGCCCGCAGGCCATCCTGCTGCCGGTGGATTTCGCCTCGTACCGCCGCTTCTCGCGCCAGTTCAAGGACGTGATCCTCACCATCGCGCCGGTCATGGAAGACCGGGGCGTGGACGAGGTGTACATCGACTTCACCCAGGTGCCCGGCGGCCAGCGCGAAGGCGGCCGCGTGCTGGCCCGGCTCATCCAGAAAAGCATCTTCGACGCCACGGGCCTCACCTGCTCGATCGGCGTGGCGCCCAACAAGCTCATCGCCAAAATGGCGAGCGAATTCAACAAGCCCAACGGCATCTCCATCGTGCATGCCCAGGACCTGGAGCCCGCCATCTGGCCGCTGGCCTGCCGCAAGATCAACGGCATCGGCCCCAAGGCCGACGCCAGGCTGCAGGCCTTCGGCATCCACACCATCGGCGACCTCGCGGCGCGCCCGCGCGACTGGCTGGTGCGCACCTTCGGCAAGGCCTACGGCGCCTGGCTGCACGAGGCCGCCTGGGGCCGCGACGACCGCGCCGTGGTGACCGAGAGCGAGCCCGTCTCCATGAGCCGCGAAACCACCTTCGACCGCGACCTGCACGCCGTGCGCGACCGCGCCGAACTCGGCCGCATCTTCACCGACCTGTGCGAACGCGTGGCCGAAGACCTGCGCCGCAAGGGCTATATGGGCAAGACCATCGGCATCAAGCTGCGCTACGACGACTTCAAGATCGCCACCCGCGACCAGACCATCGCCACCTTCACCCAGGACGCCGCAACGATCCGCCGCGCGGCTGGGGAGTGCCTCAAGCGCGTACCGCTGGACAAGCGCCTGCGCCTGCTCGGCGTGCGCGTGGGGAATCTGCTCACGGAGCAAGAGGCCAGGGCGGCGCCTGCGGCCGGGCGGTCGGCCGGGGCGGCGGTGGTGCGGGATCTTTTCGAGGACCAGTAA
- a CDS encoding RHS repeat-associated core domain-containing protein — MDSTEVIWLPTASGPLPVAAQINGRLYAIDADHLNTPRRLTNTQGQVVWQWLITGFGEANPTTGATGYAQSGQASGRSYGEAVRFDLRYPGQVWDEETGLNYNLHRYYDPATGRYMQADPIGLAGGWNRFLYVDGNPILDTDAEGLQSSRSRIKPVELLPLEGNGGGIGGGGGIGGGYTSSAARRDVMARAGIPTSQQPVSQSRNSSGREYSYDIPAPGGGTQRMSVQQQTLDRSHPGQPHWEAGRVKTDKFTGEIRYNNYGCPALMNGKFKSEY, encoded by the coding sequence ATGGACAGCACCGAAGTGATCTGGCTGCCCACCGCATCCGGCCCGCTGCCCGTGGCCGCGCAGATCAATGGGCGGCTGTACGCCATCGACGCCGATCACTTGAACACGCCAAGGCGTCTGACGAACACCCAGGGCCAAGTCGTGTGGCAGTGGCTCATCACCGGATTCGGTGAGGCCAACCCCACGACCGGCGCCACGGGGTATGCGCAGAGCGGGCAGGCCAGCGGCCGCAGCTACGGCGAGGCCGTGCGCTTCGATCTGCGGTATCCGGGGCAGGTGTGGGATGAAGAGACGGGGTTGAATTACAACCTGCACCGGTATTACGACCCGGCGACCGGGCGGTATATGCAGGCCGATCCGATTGGGTTGGCGGGGGGATGGAATCGGTTCCTTTATGTGGATGGCAATCCGATTCTGGACACCGATGCAGAGGGGCTTCAAAGCTCAAGATCGCGGATCAAACCCGTTGAGCTATTGCCTTTGGAGGGCAATGGTGGCGGTATTGGCGGTGGTGGTGGCATTGGGGGCGGCTATACATCAAGCGCAGCGCGAAGAGACGTTATGGCAAGAGCGGGCATACCAACCAGCCAACAGCCAGTTTCACAATCCAGAAATTCATCCGGTCGTGAATATTCATACGATATTCCTGCGCCTGGCGGTGGCACACAGAGAATGTCTGTCCAACAGCAAACACTAGATCGGAGCCATCCTGGTCAGCCACACTGGGAAGCCGGACGAGTAAAAACCGATAAATTCACAGGGGAAATTCGGTACAACAATTATGGCTGCCCTGCACTAATGAATGGAAAATTTAAGTCGGAGTACTAA
- a CDS encoding DUF3034 family protein, with amino-acid sequence MRFRRWLAKRAFRAPVLACWGLAFSVSAVADTGKLPLTGGVSSISGAAGGGLTPWAVIGTNATEGEIGVSAFTTRLRTRDFGLTSSGLALGLYDRVELSVAKQDFDAAPAVALNGVAPFGVEPALHLKMDIIGAKVRLLGDAILDSDSPLPQIAVGVEHKRLHPASAGGVIQFLGADTEGTDIYLSATKLLLDRNLLVHATLRSTHANQNGLLGFGARGPGKSGRSLQPEFSVAYLLRRDLAIGAEWRFKPDNLRALGRAAGLGDALREDDWRDVFIVWAPSKHLSVTLAYVDLGRVVPGVTAFRRQRGAYVSLQAAY; translated from the coding sequence ATGAGGTTTCGACGCTGGCTCGCCAAGCGAGCATTCCGCGCGCCGGTCCTGGCCTGCTGGGGCCTGGCGTTCTCTGTATCCGCCGTGGCCGACACCGGCAAGCTGCCCCTGACGGGCGGGGTGAGTTCCATCTCGGGCGCCGCCGGCGGGGGGCTCACGCCCTGGGCCGTGATCGGCACCAACGCCACCGAGGGCGAGATCGGCGTCAGCGCCTTCACCACGCGGCTGCGCACGCGGGATTTCGGGCTCACCAGCTCGGGCCTGGCGCTCGGCCTCTACGACCGCGTGGAGCTGTCCGTGGCCAAGCAGGATTTCGACGCCGCGCCGGCCGTGGCGCTCAACGGCGTGGCGCCCTTCGGCGTCGAGCCCGCCCTGCACCTCAAGATGGACATCATCGGCGCCAAGGTGCGGCTGCTCGGCGATGCCATCCTCGACAGCGACTCGCCCCTGCCGCAGATCGCCGTGGGCGTGGAGCACAAGCGCCTGCACCCCGCATCGGCCGGCGGCGTGATCCAGTTCCTGGGCGCCGACACCGAAGGCACCGACATCTACCTGAGCGCCACCAAGCTGCTGCTCGACCGCAACCTGCTCGTGCATGCCACGCTGCGCTCCACCCACGCCAACCAGAACGGCCTGCTGGGCTTCGGCGCGCGCGGGCCGGGCAAGTCGGGCCGCTCGCTGCAGCCCGAGTTCTCCGTCGCCTACCTGCTGCGCCGCGACCTCGCGATCGGCGCGGAGTGGCGCTTCAAGCCCGACAACCTGCGCGCGCTGGGCCGGGCCGCGGGCCTGGGCGATGCCCTGCGCGAGGACGACTGGCGCGACGTCTTCATCGTCTGGGCGCCCAGCAAGCACCTCTCGGTCACGCTGGCCTACGTGGACCTGGGCCGCGTCGTGCCGGGCGTGACGGCCTTCCGCCGCCAGCGCGGGGCCTACGTGTCGCTGCAGGCGGCGTACTGA
- a CDS encoding S8 family serine peptidase, with protein MRVRAILFTLITTGAAPAFAWTPNDPYFKPVPVSDANPVVPRRQWGLSVMNFDWAWNTTRGNAYVGVLDAGMPGNLKVLGMRENGLKIVSFEPHEDLVANVRTQFSRTPYVQNVDTSRPLAEDRSWHATHVAGIIGASANNGIGIAGGCPTCSIAAFPIAHTGEGLYLQPLEGEFGAYSEALTRAVYSGMQVINWSGELPNDDNHTNHHCNVPTANLSPVCAAVQLLKDRDVLLIQATGNFSKTRPPFPSNIQENQSTILAVGGTSSREPGPSMGGLSSGALWRMNATEGSSWAGFDGVVAPADGIVSTVPRYPGSTDDYYPAYKCGDFANDRSAEGNVSRLGDGYGSCSGTSMAAPHVSALAGLIRSVNPLLSAQTVRSIIQNSGNNASNRMEQIGYGLPNAGLALVKASTTNPSKLTPLFSFYSAERVDSFYTTVPQMASAALTGTLEPRQHCPLSAAQCDLETTFKSYDSAYGAGITDWGNSYGPYTKFPGAGNGSTKAPQAEVWVFTTPTNPKSAAIPLAPLVRMSWICPSAQANTVCQSTNGHHTDTTYTTDDDGIAAYTGVGYKVDGIEGYIYPKSLPQPTGTVRLMRKYNPTKDDHAIFPETKAGYMAGLGYTVDSGAEWLGYVYPNNGPVPVIQ; from the coding sequence ATGAGAGTGCGGGCAATTCTATTTACATTGATCACCACAGGGGCGGCACCAGCATTTGCCTGGACGCCGAACGACCCTTATTTCAAGCCCGTGCCGGTTTCTGACGCAAACCCGGTTGTGCCGCGCAGGCAATGGGGCCTGTCGGTAATGAACTTTGACTGGGCCTGGAACACGACCCGGGGCAACGCTTATGTGGGTGTGCTGGACGCGGGCATGCCTGGCAATCTCAAGGTGCTTGGGATGCGCGAGAACGGCTTGAAAATCGTTTCATTCGAGCCGCATGAGGATCTTGTGGCCAATGTCCGCACACAGTTTTCCAGAACACCCTATGTGCAAAACGTGGATACATCCCGCCCGCTTGCCGAAGACAGGAGTTGGCACGCAACCCACGTGGCAGGAATTATTGGTGCTTCGGCAAACAATGGTATTGGCATAGCCGGTGGATGCCCCACTTGCAGCATTGCTGCATTTCCTATCGCCCATACTGGGGAGGGGCTGTATTTGCAACCCCTGGAAGGTGAATTCGGCGCGTACAGCGAGGCCCTGACCCGCGCAGTCTATTCCGGGATGCAAGTCATTAATTGGAGCGGTGAACTGCCCAATGACGACAACCATACCAATCACCATTGCAATGTGCCTACCGCGAACTTGAGTCCGGTATGCGCCGCAGTTCAGTTGCTGAAAGACAGAGACGTCCTGCTGATTCAGGCAACGGGTAATTTTTCCAAGACACGCCCACCGTTTCCAAGCAACATTCAGGAGAACCAATCCACCATATTGGCAGTCGGGGGCACCTCTTCCAGAGAACCCGGTCCTTCAATGGGCGGCCTCAGCTCAGGCGCGTTGTGGCGGATGAATGCCACCGAAGGATCCAGCTGGGCAGGCTTTGACGGAGTGGTTGCCCCTGCAGATGGGATAGTTTCGACGGTTCCGCGATATCCCGGATCAACCGATGACTATTATCCAGCTTACAAATGCGGTGACTTTGCCAATGACCGGTCTGCCGAAGGAAATGTCTCCAGACTCGGAGACGGCTACGGGTCATGCTCAGGTACCTCCATGGCTGCTCCGCATGTCAGCGCCTTGGCTGGTCTGATTCGTTCTGTCAATCCGCTGCTCTCGGCCCAAACTGTACGAAGCATCATTCAAAATAGCGGAAACAATGCTTCCAACCGGATGGAGCAAATAGGCTATGGGTTGCCCAACGCTGGGCTTGCGCTGGTGAAGGCGTCCACGACAAATCCTTCGAAACTGACACCCCTCTTCTCTTTTTACAGCGCCGAGCGTGTCGATTCCTTTTATACGACTGTCCCGCAGATGGCCAGCGCTGCGTTGACAGGCACATTGGAGCCGCGACAGCATTGCCCTTTGAGCGCTGCACAATGTGATTTGGAAACGACGTTCAAGAGCTATGACTCCGCATACGGCGCTGGAATCACTGATTGGGGTAATTCATACGGGCCTTATACGAAGTTCCCAGGTGCCGGGAATGGCAGCACAAAAGCGCCCCAAGCAGAAGTCTGGGTATTTACCACCCCAACAAATCCCAAATCTGCTGCAATCCCCCTGGCCCCTCTGGTTCGAATGAGTTGGATTTGCCCGAGCGCACAGGCCAATACGGTCTGCCAATCCACCAACGGACACCATACCGATACGACCTACACCACCGATGACGATGGAATTGCGGCCTACACCGGTGTCGGCTACAAGGTTGATGGCATCGAAGGTTACATATACCCGAAGAGCCTGCCCCAGCCCACAGGTACGGTTCGCCTGATGCGGAAGTACAACCCGACCAAAGACGATCACGCGATATTCCCGGAGACCAAGGCTGGCTATATGGCCGGGCTCGGCTATACAGTGGACTCGGGCGCCGAATGGTTGGGTTACGTATACCCGAACAATGGACCTGTTCCCGTGATTCAATAA
- a CDS encoding DUF3455 domain-containing protein translates to MRVHLPLAIAATLGLAACSHMGGASTASFSQSGLPAPVQVPAGHKVAMETVGKGDITYECRAKKDMPSDYEWVFVGPDAQLWDRKGAAVGRYWGPPATWESKDGSKVTATQVAVAPAGTGNIPLQLVKANPAMGAGAMQGVTYIQRVATKGGVAPAAACAAGNAGQKQVVKYQADYIFYKMG, encoded by the coding sequence ATGCGAGTCCATCTTCCCCTTGCCATCGCCGCCACCCTGGGCCTGGCCGCCTGCAGCCACATGGGCGGGGCTTCGACGGCATCCTTCTCGCAATCCGGCCTGCCCGCTCCCGTGCAGGTGCCCGCCGGCCACAAGGTGGCCATGGAAACCGTGGGCAAGGGCGACATCACCTACGAATGCCGCGCCAAGAAGGACATGCCGTCCGATTACGAATGGGTGTTCGTCGGCCCCGATGCGCAGCTGTGGGACCGCAAGGGCGCCGCGGTGGGCCGCTACTGGGGCCCGCCCGCCACCTGGGAAAGCAAGGACGGCTCCAAGGTGACCGCCACGCAGGTGGCCGTGGCCCCCGCCGGCACGGGCAACATCCCGCTGCAGCTGGTCAAGGCCAACCCCGCCATGGGCGCGGGCGCCATGCAGGGCGTGACCTACATCCAGCGCGTGGCCACGAAGGGCGGCGTCGCCCCCGCCGCGGCCTGCGCGGCCGGCAATGCGGGCCAGAAGCAGGTGGTGAAATACCAGGCCGACTACATCTTCTACAAGATGGGTTGA
- a CDS encoding HNH/endonuclease VII fold putative polymorphic toxin: MQRNYDKRGDLQPGREYEFKIRLSPGETKTVKIRGDTGGHIFGPNDPQNRGAHFNDH, encoded by the coding sequence GTGCAGAGAAATTACGACAAAAGAGGGGATTTGCAACCTGGACGTGAATATGAATTCAAAATCCGCCTCTCTCCTGGAGAAACCAAAACAGTAAAAATCAGAGGCGATACTGGCGGTCATATTTTCGGACCTAATGACCCTCAAAATAGAGGCGCGCACTTTAACGATCACTGA